Part of the Sulfurimonas denitrificans DSM 1251 genome is shown below.
AGAGCATAATCGAGTTCATCAGAAGTAACACCATCTATATCAAAAACAACTTCGTCTCCCGGTCTTATAAAAACTGATAGATTCTCGCCATCTTTTGGCATGCTCTTTATAATAACTTTATTGTCTTTGTACTCTATACTTTTGCTATTTACTTCTAATGCCATGATAATCTCCATTGAATTATATGCGAATATGCTTCTATTTTAGCAGGTTGTTCATAAAAATAATCTTTTAGTATTGTTAAAAATAATCTTTTAAGTTTATTTGCGCTTTCGTGTGCAGAGTATATATCTTGGAGATTTCAATAATAGAGTAGCCGTAAACGTTAAAAAACTAAAAATTGAGTAAGTAAATATAACTTTGTTTACTTCTAAAGCTCCATTAAATAAGCATCGCAACCATCTAGATAAAATTCATTTAGATTTTTTTTTATACTAAAACCAATTTTTTTATATAGATTTATTGCTACTTCATTATCTACCCTTACTTCAAGCAATAAAGAATCAAAGCCAATACTTGAGAGTTTTTTTATGCTAAATTCTAAGAGTTTTTGAGCTATTTTTCTACCGCGAAACTCCTCTTTAACTCCTATGGAGTAGAGTTTGGCATTTTTACGTTTTATCAAAACTAATATATAGCCTGCTATGATATTATCAATCTCTGCTACAAATAACATGTTGTTTTTAATGTGATAGCAAAATGAGCCTCTTGAGAGAGGATAGTTTTTGCTTAAGAAGAGTTTTTGCTCCAGAGCAAATAGCTCTGAAGAATCACTAAGCTCTGCTTTGCGAATTTTCATTTTTGATATATTGTATATTTTGGTACTAACTTAAATGGGCGATAAGACATTTTAACCTTACGTAGATTTTCAAATCCCATATCATCACCAACATTTATATAAGCCACTTCATAATGCTCTTTTAGCATTTTTGAAAACTCTCTAAAGATAAATTGTGCGCAGCCTAAAATTTCAAAGTCCGTTTTCTCGATTATAACTGTTGCAGTATCATGACTTATGCGCTCACCAACTGTAAAGCCTTTTAATTCACCATTTATGTAGATTACAAGCCCCAATAACATAAGCTCATCGTAGTTTTTTATCATCTGTTTTATAGCATGACGCTCTTGGTGAATCCCCTCTAAGAAAACTTCCGCTTCCTCTTTTGGCATGTACTTTACTCTATCTGATACCCATTTGTTAAAGAGGTGCATAATCTCATCTTTGTGTTTAGCACTATCTAGTTTCTCTATGACATAATCAGGATAAGACTTCATAAACTTATTTATCTCTGTTCGCTTAGTGTGATAACTATTTCCTCTTAAATCAATCAGAGCATCAACTTCATAAACATAATCCACTAATTTTTTCTCTACTATATAACTCTCAAGCATCTCAAACATACTGTTAGCTTGATCAGCACTTTGAATAAAATCATCTAACATTGAACCTTGAACATAGTCTATTCGAGAGTAGTATGGAGATGAATTGTTTGCATTCATCACTTCAAAACATTTTATCATTGCTTGAGTGATATTTTTTTTCTTGCCCAAAGGAGGAAGGAGCATTGTTAGCTCACCGCCAGTCATAACAAAGAGGCAAAAAGATTTATTTATGATGGCATAAAAGCCGCTAGAGTTAGCAAGCCAGATAAAATTTGCAGCAAAAGTATAGTCACTTAAATCTACGCTGAGCTTTGAGAGATAACTCTCCATAATAGGCTTTGTGTAGATTGTAAATCGTTTTAATTTTTGCTTATTAACTGTTAAACTTCCCATAAAAAATCTCTCTTATTTTATAAATTATAGATGCAATCATACACACTTTTTATATCATTTAAGCAACTATTTTTTAACTACTTTTTTTTAATTATTAAGTTAATTATAAGTGTAGAATATTTATAATTCCACCCTCGCAAAAGCGTTTATACTATTGGGGTATAGCCAAGCGGTAAGGCAACTGGTTTTGGTCCAGTCATCAGGGGTTCGAATCCCTTTACCCCATCCACAACAAACTCCTAGCTTATATAGCTTGGGATTAAATCCTTGATTTTTTTATAAACTCTGATAAAATCTGTTGAATAAACTCTATTTTGGGCAATAGAAGTCATAAAGTTAGTATCTCTGCTCCAACGTGGAACTAAGTGCATATGTATATGCTCTGCAATCCCAGCACCCCCTGCAATCCCTAGGTTCATACCAATATTTACTCCATCGGCACCAAATCCCTCTTTTAAAAGACGAACACACTTTTGAGCCAAATCACTTACATGTAGCCATGCTTCACTGGGCAACAATTCAAGTTTATCTGTATGCAGATGTGGGATAATCATAAAATGCCCAGGAGTATATGGGTAGCGATTCATAACTATAAAACAGCTCTCATCTCTATAGAGTACATGTAGCTCCTCATCTTCACCTGCATGTTGGCTAATATGGCAAAAAACGCACCCTTTTATCTCTTTGTCGTTTATGTACTCATCTCGCCACGGTGCATATAAAATATCTTTCATGCTATTTTTCCTTGTTAAAAAATCATTATTTTACTTAAAATACTCTGCCTTGCAAGAGGCTAGCTTTAGTGCCTCAGCGGGTAGCGTAACAAAGAGGAATTACTTCCTCTTTGTGTTTAAATTAAACAAAAGCAAAAACTAAATCTGGAAATATCATAACTAAAATAAGAGCTAAAAGCTGAAGAAGTATAAAAGGGATGATGCCTTTATATATCTCGAGTGTTTTTATGCTATCTCCTGCTACTCCTTTTAAAAAAAATAGAGAGAGTCCAAAGGGTGGTGTTAAAAATGAAGCTTGAAGATTTAACGCTATGAGTATAGCAAACCAGAGTGGGTCTATCCCAAAAGCGTTCATAACTGGAAGTAAAATCGGAACTATGATAAAACTTATCTCTATAAAATCTATAAAAAAACCAAGTATAAATATACTAAGCATTGCAACAGCAATAAAAAACCAGACATCCCCTATATCTTGAGAGAAAAACTCTAGTATCAAGTCACTTCCGCCAAGCTCATTAAAGACCAGAGAAAAAGCTGTTGCCCCTATCAAAATCATAAAAATCATACCGCTAAGCTTTACACTCTCAAGAGAGGCGTATTTTATCATCTCATAATTTAGTGATTTGTTGAAATATGACAATAAAAACGCACCTATAACCCCAAAAGCAGCTGATTCTGTTGGAGAGGCTATCCCTGCAAAGATTGTTCCCAAAACAGAAACCATCAAAAGCATAGGCGGAGTTACTGCTGTCATTATCTCTTTAAAAGTAACCTCTTTTACATCCTTTGCAACAGGAGCAACTTCTGGTTTTAAATATGAGAAAATCAAGATATAAATTATGTAAAGCAGTACCAATAAAAGACCTGGTAAAACAGCGCCTATAAAGAGTTCACCAACACTAACGCTCATAACATCGCCTAAAATAATCAAAATAATTGAAGGAGGTATTATCTGTCCAAGTGTTCCACTCGCAGCTATTGTTCCACTTGCTAAGCTTTTATCATAACCTGCCCTAAGCATCAAAGGAAGCGCAATTACACTCATCATAACAACACTAGCTGATACAACTCCTGTTGAAGCAGCGAGCATTGCTCCAACTAGCACGACACTAACAGCCAAACCACCACGGAGAGTACGAAACGCAGAGCTCATAGCAACGAGTAGTTTTTCTGCCATAAGTGACTTCTCCAAAACCAAACCCATGGCGATAAAAAGAGGAACAGCGATAAGTGTTGTATTTGACATAATTCCATAGATACGAAAAGGGAGCGTTGAGAAGATTTCCAGCCCAATCTCAGGTATAAAAAAGGCGAAAAATATTGACACTGTTCCAAATACAAACGCAACTGGAATACCAACCATAAGAAGCGCTAAAACAACAACAAACATAAGAAGAGCCATCATGCGGCTCTCCATTTCATGTAGTCATCTTTAGTATCTTTAATGGCCTGAAGAAGTAAAAAAATAAAAGAGAGAGGCATAAGTGATTTTACTAAAAATCTATGCTCAAGCCCTCCTGGATTTGAAGAAGCCTCATTTTGGATAAAACTCATCGAAACAAAATCAATCCCGATGTAAATAATTAAGAGTGAAAAAGGGAGTATAAAAAAGAGCGAGGAGATAGTGTTTATAAGTAGTTTTGTTTTTTGGCTAAAAGAGGCATAAAATATATCGACTCTTACATGTGCGCCTTCTCTAAGCGTATATGCAATTGCAAAAAGTATAACAATATCAAAAAGATGCCACTCAAGCTCTTGAAGTGCGACAGAACCTGTGGAAAAAAGATATCTAGCCATCGCATCATAAACAACAAGAAGAACCAAAACAGCCAATACAATAGCTGTAAAATAGCCTAAATATTTTATGGTTTTGTCTATCAAATTCAATCCATCTATATAAAGTTAGGTGCATCATTTGCAAACAAAATGATATCTCCTGCTCTTGTTTGTGATGATAAAAGAGACTCTATTTTTGTCTTATCATGAAGCATTATTTTATTTTTTACATTTAAATTTTTACTAAAGAGTTCAGCATTTAGGCTACCTGTAACTATAACTATATCAAAGACGCTATTTATCGCTTCAATAAGTTTTAGATTTAACTCATTGCTGCTCTCAACAAGCCCTGGAGTTACTATAACTTTTCTTCCCTCATGTAAAGAGCAGAGTCTTACAGCTTCTAGCATTCCGTCTATATTTCCGTTATATCCATCATCTAGGATTAGTTTTCCACCAGCTTTTATCATCTGGAGTCTATGTTCAACTGGTTTTAAACCTCTAACCGCTTCTATTATCTCATCATTGCTCATCCCAAAAGTTTTAGCGATTCTAATAGCAACTGCTATGTTCATTGTTTGAAATGAGCCTAAAACATTGGTATGGAGTGATAAAATTTCATTATCAAGATGGATTTCAAAATCAGTTCCATCTAGTTTTGCATCTATGTTTTGTATCTCATTACCAAAAAAAGTCACCTTCTCATGAGGTTCATCAGTCACTGAAGTATGGATAAATGCACGCTGTAGTCTTGGAGATTTCATAATCTCTAATTTTGTAGAGATAATATTTTGCAGAGTTTTAAAGTACTCAATATGAGCTAGCCCTACTTTTCCAACAACAACATTTTGAGGCTCTAGAAAAGTTGTAATCTCATAGATATCTCCACTCTCTCTCGCTCCTGCTTCGCAGATATAGATTTCACTCTCATTGGGCAAAGACTCATTTATATCTTTGATTATTCCGCCTAATGTATTTACACTTCTTGGAGTTGCATAGACTCTATATTTTTTACTAAGAATCTCATATAAAAAGTTTTTAATACTTGTTTTTCCATAACTTCCAGTAATAGCAACAATTTGAAGTTTTTCCATACTTTGTAGTTTTTTCTTTGCCTCTTTTTTAAAAGATTCAAATAAGAACTTCTCTACAGCAAAACTCCCAGCATAAGCCACTAAAAGCGGCATAAAGACTCCAAAAACCTCACATGCTTCTTTGAGCATACAGAGTATGTTTTGAAAAAGAGTCAAAGAGATAAGAAGTATCAAAAATCTCTTCACCCTCCATGTAAGAATAAGTTTTTTATCTAGTTTTTTATGCCACAAAAAAATCGCAGGTAATATAGCAAAAAAGAAAAATATTATAAAAAATTTCCCAGTTGTATAGTAAGCTATAAATGGAATAAAAAAGTAGATAATATGCCACTGTGGCTTATGGTGTTTTAAGACTACACGAGAGATTTTGTAATCATACCACTGAAGGTTTGTAATGAGGTACCATCCTAAAACGGTTACAAAAAGCGTGTTTGTTACAAATGCTATTAAAATTTCATAGTCTTGCATTATTTATGTTCCAATGTTTTTAAAAATCTGTTTTCTATATTTTGTGATACATCTTTTGCATGATGTAAAAAGAAGTAGTGGTCTCCATCATAAACATTAAGCGTTGAATCTTTTATGAGTTTTTGTATCATTTTTGCACTAGAGAGCGGTGTTGCAGTGTCATCTCTTCCCCAGCACAAAAGAGCTTTACCGCTATAAGAGGCAAACTCTTTTGAAAAGTCCTCATCTACGACATTTTTAAAAGTTTGATACATAGGCTCACTTAGTTTTTTGGCATCCTCTGCTACAAAAAACTCTCTAAATTTGCTTAATCCAAATAGTTTTAAAAATTTAAAGAGTACTATTTTTGCTCTTACTTTTAGAGATTTTTGTCTATAAATTCCAGCGCTTGAGAGTAAAACTAAAACTGATGGCTCAAGCAGAAGTGCCACTTTTCCGCCAAATGAGTGACCTACGACTATATCTTTTGAACCATTTAGATGAATCAATAACAGCTCTACTATTCTTGCATAATCTTTCGTCTCTAATGCAAGGTTACATGTAGAGCCTCCAAATCCTGGCAAATCTATATATATGTGTCTAAAGGCATCTAAATATGGAGCAAAAGCCTGTTTCATAAGAGCTTTATTGCTTCCCCAACCATGCAAAACTATCATATCAACACTTGCCTCTGGATTTATTATCTCATAACTTATCTCTAGGGTGTGTTGATTGAACTGTATTGACTTTAGGGCCATTACTTCCCTTTGGCTTTAGATATTGAGTGAATATACTCATAAGTTACTTTAGCTCTTTTTGTATGTGGAAGTGAGTTTGCAAGAAGTTTTAAAGAGCCCCCGAAATCATCAAAAAGGTAGTTTGCCATAGACCCTGGAATTGGATTTATCTCATTTAGAAACACCTCGCCATTAACTACAAAAAAGTCACATCTAATTAGTGCACCTTCAAAGAGATTTTTATAAACTTTCTCAAAACTTGCTCTTAGTTTTGACTCTAACTCTTTGCTTATCTCTGCGCTATCTACATTTCC
Proteins encoded:
- the rimI gene encoding ribosomal protein S18-alanine N-acetyltransferase encodes the protein MKIRKAELSDSSELFALEQKLFLSKNYPLSRGSFCYHIKNNMLFVAEIDNIIAGYILVLIKRKNAKLYSIGVKEEFRGRKIAQKLLEFSIKKLSSIGFDSLLLEVRVDNEVAINLYKKIGFSIKKNLNEFYLDGCDAYLMEL
- a CDS encoding DUF2156 domain-containing protein, encoding MGSLTVNKQKLKRFTIYTKPIMESYLSKLSVDLSDYTFAANFIWLANSSGFYAIINKSFCLFVMTGGELTMLLPPLGKKKNITQAMIKCFEVMNANNSSPYYSRIDYVQGSMLDDFIQSADQANSMFEMLESYIVEKKLVDYVYEVDALIDLRGNSYHTKRTEINKFMKSYPDYVIEKLDSAKHKDEIMHLFNKWVSDRVKYMPKEEAEVFLEGIHQERHAIKQMIKNYDELMLLGLVIYINGELKGFTVGERISHDTATVIIEKTDFEILGCAQFIFREFSKMLKEHYEVAYINVGDDMGFENLRKVKMSYRPFKLVPKYTIYQK
- a CDS encoding HIT family protein; translation: MKDILYAPWRDEYINDKEIKGCVFCHISQHAGEDEELHVLYRDESCFIVMNRYPYTPGHFMIIPHLHTDKLELLPSEAWLHVSDLAQKCVRLLKEGFGADGVNIGMNLGIAGGAGIAEHIHMHLVPRWSRDTNFMTSIAQNRVYSTDFIRVYKKIKDLIPSYIS
- a CDS encoding TRAP transporter large permease, with protein sequence MMALLMFVVVLALLMVGIPVAFVFGTVSIFFAFFIPEIGLEIFSTLPFRIYGIMSNTTLIAVPLFIAMGLVLEKSLMAEKLLVAMSSAFRTLRGGLAVSVVLVGAMLAASTGVVSASVVMMSVIALPLMLRAGYDKSLASGTIAASGTLGQIIPPSIILIILGDVMSVSVGELFIGAVLPGLLLVLLYIIYILIFSYLKPEVAPVAKDVKEVTFKEIMTAVTPPMLLMVSVLGTIFAGIASPTESAAFGVIGAFLLSYFNKSLNYEMIKYASLESVKLSGMIFMILIGATAFSLVFNELGGSDLILEFFSQDIGDVWFFIAVAMLSIFILGFFIDFIEISFIIVPILLPVMNAFGIDPLWFAILIALNLQASFLTPPFGLSLFFLKGVAGDSIKTLEIYKGIIPFILLQLLALILVMIFPDLVFAFV
- a CDS encoding TRAP transporter small permease subunit produces the protein MIDKTIKYLGYFTAIVLAVLVLLVVYDAMARYLFSTGSVALQELEWHLFDIVILFAIAYTLREGAHVRVDIFYASFSQKTKLLINTISSLFFILPFSLLIIYIGIDFVSMSFIQNEASSNPGGLEHRFLVKSLMPLSFIFLLLQAIKDTKDDYMKWRAA
- a CDS encoding Mur ligase family protein, giving the protein MQDYEILIAFVTNTLFVTVLGWYLITNLQWYDYKISRVVLKHHKPQWHIIYFFIPFIAYYTTGKFFIIFFFFAILPAIFLWHKKLDKKLILTWRVKRFLILLISLTLFQNILCMLKEACEVFGVFMPLLVAYAGSFAVEKFLFESFKKEAKKKLQSMEKLQIVAITGSYGKTSIKNFLYEILSKKYRVYATPRSVNTLGGIIKDINESLPNESEIYICEAGARESGDIYEITTFLEPQNVVVGKVGLAHIEYFKTLQNIISTKLEIMKSPRLQRAFIHTSVTDEPHEKVTFFGNEIQNIDAKLDGTDFEIHLDNEILSLHTNVLGSFQTMNIAVAIRIAKTFGMSNDEIIEAVRGLKPVEHRLQMIKAGGKLILDDGYNGNIDGMLEAVRLCSLHEGRKVIVTPGLVESSNELNLKLIEAINSVFDIVIVTGSLNAELFSKNLNVKNKIMLHDKTKIESLLSSQTRAGDIILFANDAPNFI
- a CDS encoding alpha/beta fold hydrolase, with the protein product MALKSIQFNQHTLEISYEIINPEASVDMIVLHGWGSNKALMKQAFAPYLDAFRHIYIDLPGFGGSTCNLALETKDYARIVELLLIHLNGSKDIVVGHSFGGKVALLLEPSVLVLLSSAGIYRQKSLKVRAKIVLFKFLKLFGLSKFREFFVAEDAKKLSEPMYQTFKNVVDEDFSKEFASYSGKALLCWGRDDTATPLSSAKMIQKLIKDSTLNVYDGDHYFFLHHAKDVSQNIENRFLKTLEHK